Proteins from one Staphylococcus saprophyticus subsp. saprophyticus ATCC 15305 = NCTC 7292 genomic window:
- the priA gene encoding primosomal protein N' → MIAKVIVDIPSKSVDFTFDYIIPIRLQSMIQIGMRVIVPFGPRTIQGYVMKITDQPDSNIDIKKLKEIQEIQDIKPELTEELIQFTEWYNNYFVTKRISMLEVMLPSAIKAKYTKVFSIEDTNALPETLAGKFDSSGHYAFKAAQQNDDLTQIAPLLKQGIVSEVTLLSQNVNKKKQRAICVVEGFNYDSVLNSLEKSKKQYELYAFLLDEQHRIVLLKDIEAMGYSKSSVDTLIRKGFVEKYDAVVERDPFETRVFEQDVKQHLTSDQQRAFEAISEKIHAHEQCTYLLHGVTGSGKTEVYLQTIEEVLNLNRQAMMLVPEIALTPQMVLRFKRRFGDEVAVLHSGLSKGERYDEWQKIRDGKARVSVGARSSVFAPFKNLGMIIIDEEHESSYKQEDYPRYHARDIAQWRSEYHQCPLILGSATPSLESFARAEKGVYELLSLPNRVNQQALPEVEIVDMREELNSGNRSMFSNQLRDAIQQRLDNQEQIVLFLNRRGYASFMLCRDCGHVPQCPNCDISLTYHKSTDQLKCHYCGHQEVPPNQCPNCESEHIRQMGTGTQRVEELLQEAFQEARIIRMDVDTTSRKGAHEKLLNDFGSGKGDILLGTQMIAKGLDFPNITLVGVLNADTMLNLPDFRASERTYQLLTQVAGRAGRHEKEGQVLIQTYNPDHYAIKDVQENDYTAFFQKEMNYRKIGKYPPYFFLINFTIAHKEMKKVMEASKHIHKILLQHLTDKALVLGPSPAALSRINNEYRFQILVKYKREPALHEALKYLDDYYHDQYLKEKLSLKIDIAPQMMM, encoded by the coding sequence ATGATAGCAAAAGTAATTGTTGATATACCTTCTAAGAGTGTTGATTTTACATTTGATTATATAATTCCTATAAGGTTACAATCAATGATTCAAATAGGTATGCGTGTCATTGTTCCATTTGGACCAAGAACAATTCAAGGTTATGTCATGAAGATAACAGACCAGCCTGATAGCAATATAGATATAAAAAAATTAAAAGAAATTCAAGAAATTCAAGATATAAAACCCGAATTGACTGAAGAATTAATTCAATTTACTGAGTGGTATAACAATTACTTCGTTACAAAACGTATTTCAATGCTTGAAGTTATGCTGCCAAGTGCAATTAAAGCAAAATATACCAAGGTCTTTTCTATTGAAGATACGAATGCACTGCCTGAAACTTTAGCAGGGAAATTTGACTCATCAGGACACTATGCATTTAAAGCAGCACAGCAAAATGATGATTTAACACAAATTGCGCCATTATTAAAACAAGGTATTGTATCTGAAGTAACCTTACTATCACAAAATGTAAATAAGAAAAAACAACGTGCCATATGTGTTGTTGAAGGATTTAACTATGATAGTGTGCTAAATTCATTAGAAAAATCTAAGAAGCAATATGAATTATATGCCTTTTTATTAGATGAACAACATCGCATCGTTTTACTTAAAGACATAGAAGCAATGGGTTATTCAAAATCTAGTGTAGATACATTAATTCGCAAGGGCTTTGTTGAAAAATATGATGCTGTCGTTGAACGTGATCCATTTGAGACTAGGGTCTTTGAACAAGATGTGAAACAACATCTGACTTCAGACCAACAACGTGCATTTGAAGCCATATCAGAAAAGATACATGCTCATGAACAATGTACCTATTTATTGCATGGTGTGACAGGATCAGGCAAAACAGAAGTGTATTTACAAACAATTGAAGAAGTACTAAATCTTAATAGACAAGCAATGATGTTAGTTCCAGAAATTGCCTTAACACCACAAATGGTATTAAGATTTAAACGTAGATTTGGAGACGAAGTTGCTGTACTACATTCTGGATTATCCAAAGGTGAACGCTATGATGAATGGCAAAAGATTAGAGACGGTAAAGCACGTGTGAGCGTAGGTGCACGTTCAAGCGTCTTTGCACCATTTAAAAATTTAGGGATGATTATTATAGATGAAGAACATGAATCTTCGTATAAGCAAGAAGATTATCCCAGATATCATGCAAGAGATATCGCGCAATGGCGTAGTGAGTATCATCAATGTCCTTTAATATTAGGCAGCGCGACACCAAGTTTAGAATCATTTGCACGAGCTGAAAAGGGTGTATATGAGTTACTATCGTTACCTAACAGAGTTAATCAACAAGCTTTACCTGAGGTAGAAATTGTAGATATGAGAGAAGAATTGAACTCTGGAAATCGCTCTATGTTCTCTAATCAATTACGAGATGCAATACAACAACGCTTAGATAATCAGGAACAAATTGTACTCTTTTTAAATCGACGCGGTTATGCTTCATTTATGTTGTGTAGAGATTGTGGGCATGTTCCACAGTGTCCGAACTGTGATATTTCATTGACTTATCACAAATCAACAGATCAATTGAAATGTCATTATTGTGGTCATCAAGAAGTACCACCTAATCAATGTCCTAATTGTGAAAGTGAGCATATTAGACAAATGGGTACTGGCACACAGAGAGTTGAAGAACTTTTACAAGAAGCGTTTCAAGAGGCTCGTATTATACGGATGGACGTGGATACTACTTCTAGAAAAGGTGCTCATGAAAAGTTATTAAATGATTTTGGTTCAGGAAAAGGGGATATCTTGTTAGGGACACAAATGATTGCTAAAGGATTGGATTTTCCTAATATTACGTTAGTAGGTGTTTTGAATGCTGACACAATGTTGAATTTGCCAGACTTTAGAGCAAGTGAGCGAACATACCAATTGTTAACGCAAGTTGCTGGTCGAGCTGGTCGTCATGAAAAAGAAGGACAGGTGCTTATTCAAACATACAATCCAGATCATTATGCTATTAAAGATGTCCAAGAAAATGATTACACAGCCTTTTTCCAAAAAGAAATGAATTATAGGAAAATTGGAAAGTACCCACCGTATTTCTTTTTAATTAATTTTACTATTGCGCATAAAGAAATGAAAAAAGTTATGGAAGCATCCAAGCATATTCATAAAATATTACTGCAACATTTAACAGACAAAGCACTTGTACTTGGCCCATCTCCGGCCGCATTATCAAGAATCAATAACGAATATCGCTTTCAAATATTAGTGAAATATAAACGAGAACCTGCATTACACGAAGCATTAAAATATTTAGACGATTATTATCATGATCAATATTTAAAAGAAAAATTATCTTTGAAAATAGATATCGCACCGCAGATGATGATGTAA
- the coaBC gene encoding bifunctional phosphopantothenoylcysteine decarboxylase/phosphopantothenate--cysteine ligase CoaBC, with amino-acid sequence MKRILLAVTGGIAAYKAIDLTSKLTQAGFDVRVMLTDHAQEFVTPLAFQAIGRNPVYTSTFIEQNPQEIQHVALGDWADAIIVAPATANTIAKLANGIADDMVTSTLLATETPKFIAPAMNVHMYENKRTQHNLVTLSSDGYYFLEPGEGFLACGYVAKGRMEEPLQIVERIKQYFNDIKQKAVPASSSFIGKHVLITAGPTVEELDPVRFLSNRSSGKIGYVLAESLAKRGAEVTLVSGPTHLTPPKHVDVVHVQSAEEMFEAVRSRFAKQDIVFKAAAVSDYAPVEMLDHKLKKQDGTLSVEFKRTPDILKYLGEHKESQYLVGFAAETQNIEAYAQKKLHNKNADVIIANNVGDRTIGFSSDDNDYTMYYKNGDAIPLGKHKKVELAEHILNSLETRWQ; translated from the coding sequence ATGAAACGAATATTACTTGCTGTTACAGGTGGTATAGCTGCATATAAAGCAATTGATTTAACGAGTAAACTGACGCAGGCTGGATTTGATGTCAGAGTCATGCTTACTGATCATGCTCAGGAATTTGTTACCCCACTAGCATTCCAAGCTATTGGGAGAAATCCCGTTTATACGAGTACATTTATAGAGCAAAATCCTCAAGAAATTCAACATGTTGCGCTGGGTGATTGGGCAGACGCAATTATCGTAGCGCCAGCAACTGCAAATACAATTGCTAAATTAGCAAATGGCATTGCAGATGATATGGTTACGTCAACGTTGTTAGCAACTGAAACGCCTAAATTTATTGCACCTGCAATGAACGTGCATATGTATGAAAATAAGAGGACACAACATAATTTAGTGACTTTAAGTTCAGATGGTTACTATTTTTTAGAACCTGGAGAAGGTTTTTTAGCATGTGGATATGTAGCGAAGGGGCGTATGGAAGAACCTTTACAAATTGTAGAGCGCATAAAGCAATACTTTAATGACATAAAACAAAAAGCTGTGCCAGCATCAAGTAGCTTTATTGGTAAACATGTATTAATTACTGCTGGACCCACTGTAGAAGAATTAGATCCAGTTCGTTTTTTATCAAATCGATCTTCAGGTAAGATTGGATACGTGCTTGCTGAATCTTTAGCTAAACGAGGTGCAGAAGTTACTTTAGTTTCAGGACCGACACATTTAACACCACCGAAGCATGTTGATGTAGTACACGTACAAAGTGCAGAAGAAATGTTCGAAGCGGTTCGAAGTCGTTTTGCTAAACAAGATATCGTTTTTAAAGCTGCTGCCGTGTCAGATTATGCGCCAGTAGAAATGTTGGACCATAAATTAAAAAAACAAGATGGTACTTTATCTGTAGAATTTAAACGTACACCAGATATTTTGAAATATTTAGGAGAACATAAAGAATCACAATACTTAGTTGGATTTGCAGCAGAAACACAAAATATTGAAGCTTATGCACAAAAAAAATTGCATAATAAAAATGCAGATGTGATTATTGCGAATAATGTTGGAGACCGTACGATTGGCTTTAGTTCCGATGACAATGATTATACGATGTATTATAAAAATGGAGACGCTATACCTTTAGGCAAACACAAAAAAGTCGAATTAGCGGAGCATATATTGAATAGTTTAGAAACAAGGTGGCAATAA
- the rpoZ gene encoding DNA-directed RNA polymerase subunit omega: MLQPPLNQLTSKINSKYLIATTAAKRAREIDEKPESALLTKYISEKPVGKALEEIADGVVFPDELFLKTY; this comes from the coding sequence ATGTTACAACCACCATTAAACCAATTAACATCAAAAATTAATTCAAAATATTTAATTGCAACTACAGCTGCAAAACGTGCGCGTGAAATAGACGAGAAACCTGAAAGTGCATTATTAACAAAATACATTTCAGAAAAACCTGTTGGTAAAGCTTTAGAAGAAATTGCTGACGGTGTAGTTTTCCCAGACGAACTATTCTTAAAAACGTATTAA
- the gmk gene encoding guanylate kinase yields the protein MDNEKGLLIVLSGPSGVGKGTVRKKIFDDPSTSYKYSISMTTRDKRQGEVDGVDYFFKAKSEFEELIKQDQFIEYAEYVGNYYGTPVQYVKDTMDRGYDVFLEIEVEGAKQVRKKFPDALFIFLAPPSLDHLRERLVGRGTESSEKIQSRVHEARKEVEMMNLYDYVVVNDEVELAKQRIQSIVEAEHLKRERIEAKYRKMILEAKK from the coding sequence ATGGATAATGAGAAAGGTTTGTTGATTGTACTATCTGGACCTTCTGGCGTTGGGAAAGGTACAGTTAGAAAGAAAATATTTGATGACCCGTCCACATCTTATAAATATTCTATTTCGATGACGACACGTGATAAGCGTCAGGGTGAAGTCGATGGTGTTGATTATTTCTTCAAAGCAAAATCAGAGTTTGAAGAGTTAATAAAACAAGATCAATTTATAGAATATGCAGAGTACGTAGGAAATTATTATGGGACGCCTGTGCAATACGTTAAAGACACTATGGATCGTGGGTACGATGTATTTTTAGAAATTGAAGTAGAAGGTGCAAAACAGGTACGTAAAAAGTTCCCAGATGCATTGTTTATTTTTCTTGCGCCACCAAGTTTAGATCATTTACGTGAGCGCTTAGTAGGTCGTGGTACAGAATCCAGTGAAAAAATTCAAAGCCGAGTGCATGAAGCTCGTAAAGAAGTGGAAATGATGAATTTATATGATTATGTTGTAGTTAATGACGAAGTTGAGTTAGCTAAGCAACGTATTCAATCTATTGTTGAAGCTGAACATTTGAAGAGAGAACGTATAGAAGCAAAATATAGAAAAATGATACTGGAGGCAAAAAAATAA
- a CDS encoding Rqc2 family fibronectin-binding protein, translating into MAYDGLFTRKMVESLQFLVDGRIHKINQPENDTLLVVIRQNRKNHQLLLSIHPSFARMHLTNKKYDNPFDPPMFARVFRKHIEGGIVKAVRQIGNDRRVEIDVQSKDEIGDTIYRTIILEIMGKHSNLILVDDQRKIIEGFKHLTPNTNQYRTVMPGFQYETPPTQNKINPFEITGNKVIQYIDFNKGKIARQLLDHFEGFSPLITNEIVNRKRFMTNDTLPEAFDEVINEINHTPTPVFHKNHETGKEDFYFMKLNQFYDDVTEYDSLHDLLDRYYDARGERERVKQRANDLVKFVQQQLHKFQNKLNKLIDEQEGTKEKELQQLYGELITANIYRIKQGDKSVTALNYYTGEEVTIPLNPTKAPAVNAQNYYKQYNKLKTREHELHHQIDLTKENINYFESIEQQLAHISVNDIDDIRDELAEQGYMKQRKQSKKKKKQTMQLQEYVSTDGDTIMVGKNNKQNDYLTNKLAKKHQLWFHTKDIPGSHVVILSDDPSEETIKEAAMLSGYFSKAGSSAQIPVDFTEIKHVHKPSGAKPGFVTYDNQKTLYATPDYDHIQKMKVK; encoded by the coding sequence ATGGCATATGATGGTTTATTTACAAGAAAAATGGTGGAATCGTTACAATTTCTTGTAGACGGAAGAATCCATAAAATAAATCAACCAGAAAACGACACGCTTCTTGTCGTTATTCGACAAAACCGAAAAAATCATCAGCTTCTACTTTCTATTCATCCTAGCTTTGCTAGAATGCATTTAACAAATAAAAAATATGATAATCCATTTGATCCACCCATGTTTGCACGCGTTTTCCGTAAACATATAGAAGGTGGTATCGTTAAAGCAGTAAGACAAATTGGGAATGATAGACGTGTAGAAATTGATGTTCAAAGCAAAGATGAAATTGGAGATACAATATATAGAACTATAATTTTAGAAATTATGGGTAAACACAGTAACTTAATATTAGTTGATGATCAGCGTAAAATCATTGAAGGCTTTAAGCATTTAACACCGAATACCAATCAATATCGCACAGTAATGCCTGGCTTTCAATATGAAACACCACCAACTCAAAATAAAATTAATCCTTTTGAAATAACTGGTAATAAAGTCATACAATATATCGATTTCAATAAGGGCAAAATTGCACGTCAACTTCTTGATCATTTCGAAGGCTTTAGTCCATTAATTACAAATGAAATTGTGAATCGCAAACGATTTATGACAAATGATACGTTACCAGAAGCATTTGATGAAGTCATCAATGAAATTAACCATACACCTACACCCGTTTTTCATAAAAATCACGAGACGGGTAAAGAAGATTTTTACTTTATGAAATTAAATCAATTTTATGATGATGTAACAGAATATGACTCATTACATGATTTATTAGACCGTTATTATGATGCACGTGGAGAGCGAGAGCGTGTAAAACAACGTGCAAATGATTTAGTGAAATTTGTACAACAACAATTGCATAAATTTCAAAATAAATTAAATAAATTGATTGATGAACAAGAAGGTACAAAAGAAAAAGAATTACAACAATTGTATGGGGAACTTATCACTGCTAACATTTATCGTATTAAACAAGGTGACAAATCGGTCACAGCCTTAAATTATTACACTGGTGAAGAAGTCACTATACCGCTTAACCCTACAAAGGCACCAGCAGTGAATGCACAAAATTATTACAAACAGTATAATAAATTAAAGACAAGAGAACATGAATTGCACCATCAAATCGATTTAACCAAAGAAAACATTAATTATTTTGAAAGTATAGAACAACAACTTGCTCATATTTCAGTCAATGATATTGATGACATTCGCGATGAATTAGCCGAGCAAGGGTATATGAAACAACGTAAACAGAGTAAGAAGAAAAAGAAACAAACTATGCAGTTACAAGAATACGTATCTACAGATGGAGATACAATCATGGTTGGTAAAAACAATAAACAAAATGATTATTTAACGAATAAATTAGCTAAGAAACATCAACTTTGGTTCCATACGAAAGATATTCCCGGATCACATGTCGTCATATTAAGTGATGATCCGAGTGAAGAAACAATTAAAGAAGCGGCCATGTTATCTGGTTACTTCTCAAAAGCAGGTAGTTCAGCTCAAATTCCAGTTGATTTTACTGAAATTAAACACGTGCATAAGCCTTCAGGTGCAAAACCAGGTTTTGTAACTTATGATAACCAAAAAACACTTTATGCAACACCCGATTATGATCACATTCAAAAAATGAAAGTAAAGTAA
- a CDS encoding VOC family protein: protein MAIPKITTFLMFNGNAEEAINLYVNTFEDAEILALVRYSESDEEPTGAVQHAIFRLKDQVFMAIDNMNGVDIEMNPAMSLYVTVDSAIEMERLFSKLKSGGAILMPKTEMPPFREFAWIQDKFGVNFQLALPEKN, encoded by the coding sequence ATGGCAATACCTAAGATAACAACTTTTCTGATGTTTAACGGCAATGCAGAAGAAGCTATTAATTTATATGTTAATACATTTGAGGACGCTGAAATATTAGCGTTGGTAAGATATAGCGAAAGTGATGAAGAACCAACAGGCGCTGTTCAACATGCCATTTTTAGATTAAAAGATCAAGTATTTATGGCAATTGATAATATGAATGGGGTAGATATTGAGATGAACCCTGCAATGTCATTATACGTGACAGTTGATAGCGCAATTGAAATGGAGAGATTATTTAGTAAACTGAAAAGTGGTGGCGCCATTTTAATGCCAAAAACAGAAATGCCACCTTTTAGAGAATTTGCATGGATTCAAGATAAGTTTGGTGTTAATTTCCAATTAGCCTTACCTGAGAAAAATTAA
- a CDS encoding YitT family protein, with translation MQKIRQLLKNNTKDMIICLIGSFISAIAVNCFILGSNLGDGGTVGMSLALKYAFGWSPALSSLIINTLVIIVGWKFLSTRTAIYTVVANTSISIFLDLTEHWKTGVDNFVINATFGGVLVGVGIGLVIASGGVIGGTSVIAKMLNKYFDIKTAQGIFVLDGLVVLSFLFVLPLTNVLFTIIMIFITERATSFIIEGFNPKKAVTVISSKNETISDKINSFTGRGSTILNGKGGYGKHKTSMLYVVVPQSQVTRVKKLVNEEDENAFLVIHDVRDVLGNGFINLS, from the coding sequence ATGCAAAAAATTCGACAGTTACTTAAAAACAATACAAAAGATATGATCATTTGTCTTATTGGTTCTTTTATTAGTGCTATTGCAGTCAATTGCTTTATACTAGGGTCAAATTTAGGTGATGGTGGCACCGTCGGCATGTCATTAGCGCTTAAATACGCTTTCGGTTGGTCACCAGCACTTTCATCTTTAATTATTAATACCCTCGTCATTATTGTTGGCTGGAAATTTTTAAGCACAAGAACAGCGATTTATACTGTGGTCGCCAATACTTCCATTTCTATATTTTTAGATTTAACTGAACATTGGAAGACAGGGGTAGATAATTTTGTAATTAATGCAACGTTTGGTGGTGTACTAGTCGGTGTGGGCATTGGGTTAGTTATTGCATCCGGTGGTGTTATAGGTGGTACATCAGTTATTGCAAAAATGCTTAATAAGTATTTTGATATTAAAACAGCACAGGGTATTTTTGTATTAGATGGTTTAGTCGTACTATCATTTTTATTTGTATTGCCACTCACGAACGTGCTATTTACAATAATAATGATTTTCATTACTGAGCGTGCGACCTCATTTATAATTGAAGGTTTTAATCCCAAAAAGGCAGTTACAGTCATTTCTAGTAAAAACGAAACGATTAGTGATAAAATCAACAGCTTCACAGGTAGAGGCTCTACGATACTAAACGGTAAAGGTGGTTATGGTAAACATAAGACAAGCATGTTATACGTTGTTGTGCCACAATCACAAGTAACAAGAGTTAAAAAGTTAGTAAATGAAGAAGACGAAAATGCATTTTTAGTGATTCATGACGTACGTGACGTACTTGGTAATGGATTTATTAACTTATCTTAA
- the pyrE gene encoding orotate phosphoribosyltransferase, whose protein sequence is MAKAIAKALLEIEAVSLSPNDPFTWSSGIKSPIYCDNRVTLGYPEVRQHIRDGLCDLIETYFGDVEIVSGTATAGIPHAAYVSEKLALPMNYVRSKSKSHGKQNQIEGALSKGKKVVVIEDLISTGGSSITAVEALREAGADVIGVVAIFTYGLKKADEQFKQAQMPLYTLSNYNELIDVAKENGEISDNDIRSLVDWRDNLS, encoded by the coding sequence ATGGCTAAAGCAATTGCAAAAGCATTATTAGAAATTGAAGCAGTATCACTATCCCCGAATGATCCATTTACTTGGAGTTCTGGTATAAAATCACCAATTTATTGTGATAATCGTGTAACACTTGGATATCCAGAAGTACGTCAACATATTAGAGATGGACTGTGTGACTTAATCGAAACATATTTTGGAGACGTGGAAATAGTTTCAGGTACTGCCACAGCTGGTATACCCCATGCTGCGTATGTTTCTGAAAAATTAGCTTTACCGATGAATTATGTTCGTTCTAAAAGTAAGAGTCATGGCAAACAAAATCAAATTGAAGGTGCTTTAAGTAAAGGAAAAAAAGTAGTTGTTATTGAAGATTTAATTTCAACGGGTGGTTCATCAATTACTGCAGTCGAAGCTTTAAGAGAAGCGGGGGCAGATGTTATTGGTGTCGTAGCTATCTTTACTTACGGTTTAAAAAAAGCAGATGAACAATTCAAACAAGCGCAAATGCCATTATATACATTAAGCAATTACAATGAATTAATTGATGTTGCAAAAGAAAATGGAGAAATTTCTGATAATGATATTAGGTCTTTAGTTGATTGGAGAGACAACTTGTCATAA